The Halopelagius inordinatus genomic interval CCTGCTCCGTCTCTCGGCGGGGTATCGCCATCACGCCCGCGTTGTTACAGAGGACGTCCAGCGCCCCGAACTCCTCGTCGAACGTCTCCGCGAACGCGCGCACCGAGTCCAGGTCCGCGAGGTCCAGTTCTCCGAGCGTGAGCGACGCCGCCGGAACCTCGTCTCGAACGCCCCGCATCGCCTCGCGCCCGCGTTCTCGACTCCGACAGGCCATGACGACGTGTGCGCCCTTCCGAGCGAACGCCTTCGTCGCCTCGAACCCCAGACCGCTGTTTGCGCCCGTGACGACGACTCGACTACCGGAGAGGTCCGGCATCTCCGCCGCTGTCCACTCGCTTGACATATCCCGGCGTACGGTCCGAAGCGGGTAAAGGGCCGTGGAGGCAGCAATACGGGTCTCGGGGCTACGTTCGCGTGACGCTGGTCTGCATGCCTTCGGAGTTGAACGCGCGTCCGACTCCCTCGTCGTCGAGGACGATGACGCCCGCCTCCGAGCCGGTGAGTTCGCCGAACTCCGCGATGGCCGTCTCCGCCGCCGTCTGGGCGTCGAGTCCGCGTTCGAGATGCCGAACCGCCCGCCGAGAGAGCGTCGTCTTCGCGATGTCCTCGCCCGCGCCCGTCGCGGACGCACCGCCCGCGGCGGAGGCGTAAAAGCCCGATCCGATCTGGGGCACGTCGCCGACGCGGCCCGCGAGAGCGAACCACCGGCCGCCCGTCGAGGTGGCGGCGGCGAAGTCGTCTCCGTCGAAGGCGACGGCCCCGACGGTGTCGTGGTCCGAGAGGTCAGCCTCGTCCGTCGGGTCGGCGGTCGTCTCGCCGAACCGCGCGTCCAACCACGCGAGGTGGTCCCGCGTCGACCCCTCCGGCGGGTCGGCGTCTTCCCACCGCTCTCGCGTCTCCGTCGTAAACAGGTCCGCGTCCGTCTCGATGCCGAAGTCCGCCGCGAAATCGACGGCCGGGTCGCCCGCGACGAGGACGTGCGGCGTCTCCTCCATCACCCCGCGGGCGACGGAGACGGCGTGTTCGACGCCGGCCATCCCCGCGGCGGCACCCGCCTCTCTGTCACTCGTCATCACGCCGGCGTCGGTCCGAACGACGCCGTCGGACTGGACCGCGCCGCCGACGCCCGCGTTGAACGCCGGGTCCGTCTCCAGCACTCGGACGGCCGCCTCGACGGCGTCGACGGGGGTTTCGGCCCCCGCGCCCGCGTTCGCCGCCTCGTCGAGC includes:
- a CDS encoding isoaspartyl peptidase/L-asparaginase, with protein sequence MRVIVHGGAGGVPDEPEPRQETLDEAANAGAGAETPVDAVEAAVRVLETDPAFNAGVGGAVQSDGVVRTDAGVMTSDREAGAAAGMAGVEHAVSVARGVMEETPHVLVAGDPAVDFAADFGIETDADLFTTETRERWEDADPPEGSTRDHLAWLDARFGETTADPTDEADLSDHDTVGAVAFDGDDFAAATSTGGRWFALAGRVGDVPQIGSGFYASAAGGASATGAGEDIAKTTLSRRAVRHLERGLDAQTAAETAIAEFGELTGSEAGVIVLDDEGVGRAFNSEGMQTSVTRT